The following are encoded together in the Coregonus clupeaformis isolate EN_2021a chromosome 24, ASM2061545v1, whole genome shotgun sequence genome:
- the LOC121538614 gene encoding YTH domain-containing family protein 1 isoform X1: MSATSIDPQRSKGQASKVQNGSLHQKETVHDNDFEPYLTGQSTQVRDWPQSNSYQSMTDPYLSSYYAPSIGFPYPLSEAPWSTGGDPPIPYLTPYGPLSNGDHHFMPDTVFGQPGGLGNSIYPHRFNFFPENPTFSAWGTSGSQGQQTQSSAYGGSYSYPPSSLGGTLVPDGQTGFHSDTLNKAPGMNSLEQGMVGLKIGGDITGQGSGVKAVGSVIGGPPAVAQGNGGTPIGMPLPKPTSWAAIASKPAKPQQLKAKMKPGMASPGGALPPPPIKHNMDIGTWDNKGPVNKVAQAPMQQAMSMPLGHPMQPQNPMQQQMQPMPLQHQPPHHQHHQPLPQSYQNHTQTPPPQTRWVAPRNRNFGYGQGGAGMDGGSMIAIVGGGNGAPLSSASMVPGGAENHPVLEKLRAAHSYNPKEFEWNLKNGRVFIIKSYSEDDIHRSIKYSIWCSTEHGNKRLDGAFRGLNFKGPVYLLFSVNGSGHFCGVAEMRSPVDYGTSAGVWAQDKWKGKFDVDWLFVKDVPNSQLRHIRLENNDNKPVTNSRDTQEVPLEKAKQVLKIIVGYKHTTSIFDDFSHYEKRQEEEEEVRKVFEPPAPIQNRTPLDQERQNRSKPQ; this comes from the exons AGCAACAGCTACCAGTCCATGACCGACCCCTACCTGTCCAGCTACTACGCCCCCTCCATCGGCTTTCCCTACCCCCTTAGCGAGGCCCCTTGGTCTACCGGGGGAGACCCCCCCATCCCTTACCTCACCCCCTACGGACCCTTGAGCAATGGAGACCATCACTTTATGCCCGACACCGTGTTTGGCCAGCCTGGAGGGCTTGGCAACAGTATCTACCCCCATCGCTTTAACTTTTTCCCTGAGAACCCAACCTTTTCCGCCTGGGGCACCAGTGGCTCCCAGGGCCAGCAGACTCAGAGCTCAGCCTACGGGGGTAGCTACAGCTACCCTCCCAGCTCCCTGGGGGGCACCCTGGTGCCTGACGGCCAAACAGGCTTCCACAGCGACACTCTCAACAAGGCCCCAGGCATGAACAGCCTGGAGCAGGGCATGGTGGGCCTAAAAATTGGTGGTGACATCACAggccaggggtcaggggtcaaggCTGTGGGCTCTGTGATTGGTGGACCGCCGGCGGTGGCGCAGGGAAATGGGGGTACGCCCATCGGTATGCCCCTGCCCAAGCCCACCTCGTGGGCAGCCATCGCCAGTAAGCCAGCCAAGCCCCAGCAGTTGAAGGCCAAGATGAAACCAGGCATGGCCAGCCCTGGGGGAGCCCTGCCCCCTCCGCCCATCAAACACAACATGGACATCGGCACCTGGGACAACAAGGGGCCTGTGAATAAAGTGGCCCAAGCCCCCATGCAGCAGGCTATGAGCATGCCCCTTGGCCACCCCATGCAACCCCAGAACCCCATGCAGCAGCAGATGCAGCCCATGCCCTTACAGCACCAGCCCCcccaccaccagcaccaccagCCCCTTCCTCAATCCTACCAGAACCACACCCAAACCCCACCACCCCAGACCCGCTGGGTCGCCCCGCGCAACCGTAACTTTGGCTACGGGCAGGGAGGGGCCGGAATGGACGGTGGCAGTATGATTGCCATAGTTGGCGGGGGTAACGGTGCCCCCCTCAGTTCTGCCAGTATGGTACCCGGTGGAGCAGAGAACCACCCGGTACTGGAGAAGCTGCGTGCCGCTCACAGCTACAACCCCAAGGAGTTTGAGTGGAACCTGAAGAACGGCCGTGTGTTCATCATCAAGAGCTACTCTGAGGACGACATCCACCGCTCCATTAAGTACTCCATCTGGTGTAGCACTGAGCACGGCAACAAGCGCCTGGATGGGGCCTTCCGCGGCCTCAACTTCAAGGGACCCGTCTACCTGCTGTTCAGCGTCAACGGCAGTGGCCACTTCTGCGGCGTGGCCGAGATGCGCTCGCCCGTGGACTACGGCACCAGCGCCGGCGTGTGGGCGCAGGACAAGTGGAAGGGTAAGTTTGATGTGGACTGGCTGTTTGTGAAGGACGTGCCCAACAGCCAGCTGCGCCACATCCGCCTTGAGAACAACGACAACAAGCCGGTGACCAACTCCCGGGACACCCAGGAGGTCCCTCTGGAGAAGGCCAAGCAGGTGCTGAAGATCATTGTGGGTTACAAGCACACCACGTCCATCTTCGATGATTTCTCCCACTATGAGaagaggcaggaggaggaggaggaggtgcgcAAG GTCTTTGAGCCGCCTGCACCCATCCAGAACCGAACTCCACTGGATCAG GAGCGCCAAAACAGGAGTAAACCACAGTAG
- the LOC121538614 gene encoding YTH domain-containing family protein 1 isoform X2, whose translation MSATSIDPQRSKGQASKVQNGSLHQKETVHDNDFEPYLTGQSTQSNSYQSMTDPYLSSYYAPSIGFPYPLSEAPWSTGGDPPIPYLTPYGPLSNGDHHFMPDTVFGQPGGLGNSIYPHRFNFFPENPTFSAWGTSGSQGQQTQSSAYGGSYSYPPSSLGGTLVPDGQTGFHSDTLNKAPGMNSLEQGMVGLKIGGDITGQGSGVKAVGSVIGGPPAVAQGNGGTPIGMPLPKPTSWAAIASKPAKPQQLKAKMKPGMASPGGALPPPPIKHNMDIGTWDNKGPVNKVAQAPMQQAMSMPLGHPMQPQNPMQQQMQPMPLQHQPPHHQHHQPLPQSYQNHTQTPPPQTRWVAPRNRNFGYGQGGAGMDGGSMIAIVGGGNGAPLSSASMVPGGAENHPVLEKLRAAHSYNPKEFEWNLKNGRVFIIKSYSEDDIHRSIKYSIWCSTEHGNKRLDGAFRGLNFKGPVYLLFSVNGSGHFCGVAEMRSPVDYGTSAGVWAQDKWKGKFDVDWLFVKDVPNSQLRHIRLENNDNKPVTNSRDTQEVPLEKAKQVLKIIVGYKHTTSIFDDFSHYEKRQEEEEEVRKVFEPPAPIQNRTPLDQERQNRSKPQ comes from the exons AGCAACAGCTACCAGTCCATGACCGACCCCTACCTGTCCAGCTACTACGCCCCCTCCATCGGCTTTCCCTACCCCCTTAGCGAGGCCCCTTGGTCTACCGGGGGAGACCCCCCCATCCCTTACCTCACCCCCTACGGACCCTTGAGCAATGGAGACCATCACTTTATGCCCGACACCGTGTTTGGCCAGCCTGGAGGGCTTGGCAACAGTATCTACCCCCATCGCTTTAACTTTTTCCCTGAGAACCCAACCTTTTCCGCCTGGGGCACCAGTGGCTCCCAGGGCCAGCAGACTCAGAGCTCAGCCTACGGGGGTAGCTACAGCTACCCTCCCAGCTCCCTGGGGGGCACCCTGGTGCCTGACGGCCAAACAGGCTTCCACAGCGACACTCTCAACAAGGCCCCAGGCATGAACAGCCTGGAGCAGGGCATGGTGGGCCTAAAAATTGGTGGTGACATCACAggccaggggtcaggggtcaaggCTGTGGGCTCTGTGATTGGTGGACCGCCGGCGGTGGCGCAGGGAAATGGGGGTACGCCCATCGGTATGCCCCTGCCCAAGCCCACCTCGTGGGCAGCCATCGCCAGTAAGCCAGCCAAGCCCCAGCAGTTGAAGGCCAAGATGAAACCAGGCATGGCCAGCCCTGGGGGAGCCCTGCCCCCTCCGCCCATCAAACACAACATGGACATCGGCACCTGGGACAACAAGGGGCCTGTGAATAAAGTGGCCCAAGCCCCCATGCAGCAGGCTATGAGCATGCCCCTTGGCCACCCCATGCAACCCCAGAACCCCATGCAGCAGCAGATGCAGCCCATGCCCTTACAGCACCAGCCCCcccaccaccagcaccaccagCCCCTTCCTCAATCCTACCAGAACCACACCCAAACCCCACCACCCCAGACCCGCTGGGTCGCCCCGCGCAACCGTAACTTTGGCTACGGGCAGGGAGGGGCCGGAATGGACGGTGGCAGTATGATTGCCATAGTTGGCGGGGGTAACGGTGCCCCCCTCAGTTCTGCCAGTATGGTACCCGGTGGAGCAGAGAACCACCCGGTACTGGAGAAGCTGCGTGCCGCTCACAGCTACAACCCCAAGGAGTTTGAGTGGAACCTGAAGAACGGCCGTGTGTTCATCATCAAGAGCTACTCTGAGGACGACATCCACCGCTCCATTAAGTACTCCATCTGGTGTAGCACTGAGCACGGCAACAAGCGCCTGGATGGGGCCTTCCGCGGCCTCAACTTCAAGGGACCCGTCTACCTGCTGTTCAGCGTCAACGGCAGTGGCCACTTCTGCGGCGTGGCCGAGATGCGCTCGCCCGTGGACTACGGCACCAGCGCCGGCGTGTGGGCGCAGGACAAGTGGAAGGGTAAGTTTGATGTGGACTGGCTGTTTGTGAAGGACGTGCCCAACAGCCAGCTGCGCCACATCCGCCTTGAGAACAACGACAACAAGCCGGTGACCAACTCCCGGGACACCCAGGAGGTCCCTCTGGAGAAGGCCAAGCAGGTGCTGAAGATCATTGTGGGTTACAAGCACACCACGTCCATCTTCGATGATTTCTCCCACTATGAGaagaggcaggaggaggaggaggaggtgcgcAAG GTCTTTGAGCCGCCTGCACCCATCCAGAACCGAACTCCACTGGATCAG GAGCGCCAAAACAGGAGTAAACCACAGTAG